The following nucleotide sequence is from Psilocybe cubensis strain MGC-MH-2018 chromosome 13, whole genome shotgun sequence.
GGAAAGTCGCGGAGTTCTGATTAATGCGTTCAGCAAGTTTGGCTTGGTAGAATATCATGTTATCGTACCTAATCTCTGCAGAAGGCTCGCAAGATACTCGGATCGAGCCAGTGTATCGAAAAGATGGATGACCTTGTAGTACTCTCTGTCAAAAGAGAACTGAGCATTACGTGACTAGCAACTCACTTTGACTTTGCCCTCTTTGTGCCAGGAGTAAATGGATATTTTCTCGTACAACCTCAGGGTGGCAAATGCCTTGAAATTGCTATTTACCAGACATGCGGACCAAAGATGCTGTGGTTTCACAACGAACGCCAAGATTTCAGGGAGAATCTCGAGAGGCAAATCAACAAAAGGCATTGAGGTTTGAATTCCGAATAGGTAAGCTCCCTTAAGTTGAGCCTAGTGTAGTTGTAGCATCATTCGTACGAGATGATTTGGAAGTTTGATGGATCAAGGAGAACGAGGAGGCTCTACTTTTACACAGCCGGCCATTTGGCGAGGTCTGACCTAAGTCACGGGGACTGCAGTCAAACCGGAGGCAATGGGTAACCGGCCTGTAAGGGGCCTAATAGAATGATAGGCTTAGACCTAGGGATCCGATATTAAAGATGTAGGCACTGACAGGAGCACTGAAAGAGCACAAAACGCTCTGTTTTCTGTCCACCTTTGGACTCGGGGATGAACTGAAAGGATGTCAGGCTAACCATTTCTCAATAAAATGAgaatgtgttttttttgggggggatCAATACTCACATTAGTGCGAGAAGTGGAGACAAGCTGATAACCAGTATTCGGCCAAATAAATCCACTGAAAAGGGTTCCCTTCCGATTAATCTGTCTCGTTGATTTCCAGGCAGTCACAAAGATGACTGCCATATATACTTTAAGAATTCTCAGTCTTGCAATGTGATAACTtgtcaaagcaaagcatAGTGTACCTTCGAGAATAATAAGTATGCTCATCATAAATATTACAATACCTGCTGCTATTTCTTTGCTAAAAATCAGTAGATCAGCTCATGGTTAAATCGTAACAATTTAGAACAGGTAACGTGCATAATGCATAACCAGTGACCAAGCGGCCCTTAATTTATATCACAAACACTAACAAACTTGAAGTCTTGAATAGGAAACAGGAACCAGATGCTGTAGTTGGAAGTCAATCATGCCCGCTATCATACCTATTTATCACTGTCTTCAATATAGTCtaagaagaaggatgggacCACTGCAAAAATTGATCGAATGATTACCCTTGTTGTCCATCTTGATTCGGGGATTCGATTTTATTCCCTTACGACGAAAAAGCAAACTAAGATTGAAGTTCTAAAACGGAGTGTTGGAAGGAAAAACCATGGGCGCTCTGATCTCTGCCCGTTTCTCTGACCCAATGAGTAGTTCAACTAAGGTCAGCGCGAAGGGAAATGCGGTGCCTGATTTTGGCATCAAAAGGGATGATCAACGGAGAGCAATTCGCACTGTACCTGGACCTCGACTTGACAAGGTAAAAGAGAGTAAACAATCATCGAATCGTAAGGTAAAATGCATATAACTACCTGGTTATGAGATTATCAGATACAACGACGGGATCTTCCAAGTAATCAAAGTCTAAGAAAGTGGTGAGCTCAGCAAAGTAATAGAAAGACCACTAACCGTGATCCAACTGTGCTTTGACACTTGGATGGGACGTCAAAGGTTGTCTAGCCAAACCTGCTGTTTTCGCAGCAAGGCTACCTTTATATTAGGCGTGAATATATGCACATAGATTCCACTACAAAATACGATACCGGCACAGATCATGGCAACCAGCTTGTTTCTTTCTATGTATCTTTTAATGACCTCCTGGACGGAAGGATGCTTTGACATCGTCTCTGCGCCTTGTGCACCTCCTGGTATCACGATGAGGTCATAAACATCCTAATAGGCACAGCATACGTTTTCCTAAGGAACAGGATCATCTGCCTTTGCCCATTTAAATGCTCACCGGTCCACAAGAAGACAAGTCAAAAAGCATATCTGGGAGGATCTTCATGCCTCGCGAGCATTTTGCCACAACAGGGCTCCTGTCTCCACCAACATCGGTTGACGGATATTCGGCCACATATGCAGAAACCGTCTTCACGCCAGCTCGCACAAGCGTATCATATGTGATGGTGCTGCAATTTCAGACGAGCGTGATAGACGAGGGTTGTCTACTGTACTTACAACTCCATTTCTTCAGTTCCATTGGCGATGAGAATAAGAGCAGAAGGCATTTTCGCACAAAAAGGAGTCTCTTCGATTGCGAGTGTGTTAACGATGATGGGCTCGTCGTCGGGGTGATCTGTCGGGCGGCGCGTCGACGTCGAAGGCTGAATCAATTACTCCACGTGCCAAGTTCCAACTAGGAGGATTTCAATCGGAACTCGAAagcttcaaattcaaatgtTATTACTCTTTGTTGGCGCCCAAGTAACAAAAGGATAATTCCATTTATTATCTACTTCTCAGGGATTCTGTTGTCATATTTCAAGCTTGAACACAAACGAATCGTCTCGCGTGATCCGGCCACTGTTTGGTCTCGGTCCTGGGAGCGTAACGCTCTTGCTTTCCAGACAGTGTAATTGACATGAAAGGAGGTCGTGAAGAAGCCCATAATTTATTTACAACGAGCTTAGACAGTAGCTTAACTATACAAAGTACAAAAGATGATGTGCGAGAGAcataaaaaaacaaaatgGATCCACAGTCAGAATTACAAGCAAATCAGCACCGCAAGATATTAAACACCTTCCAGCGCGCGAAAAATGGGGAAGTGGGAATGGATAAGACTGGAATAGGTGAATGCAAGGGGGAAAGGATGTGACTAAAGTGTTCAATCTTGTATACTTGAGTAGTAAAGCAATGTTTGTTGCCGTTCGCTGTATTCGTACATCTATCCTTCGAGTGATGGAAGAGGTGGGAATGAGGAGTGGAGAGGGTAGAGGCAATGGGGAAATGACATCCCATGAAACGGTCGGCGATttatttgatgaaagcaatGATCGAAGTGACGTATCGCGCTACACGAGCCTTGAATCCCCAGGGACGAACGGCCTTGGTGGGCGAAGCAACCGGTGAGCCTTTCACTGTCGACGTGGAGCTGAATTCGCTGGAGTTCGTCTTGTCGGCAAGCTTGGGGGGACTGGGCTTGGTGGATACTGTCGGCTTTGGCTTCTTTTTTAGATCGTTCTCGCTGGGAGTGTCGTGCTCCTTGAACCACTGCAAGGATAGCAGATTTTTGTCAGCATCTTGCGCGGAAGGTATGGAAAATAAGTTACCTTGAGCAAGAATTTGGCAGACGCTTTGGGGTAACGTTTTTGAGTTGCGTAGTCGACGTAGGTGACACCAAATCTGGTGCCGTAACCATCTGCCCATTCGAAGTTGTCCAAGAAACCTGAGGGTGATGTCAGAAAGGGTATACAGAAAAAATTCTTTAAAAAAAGGCATACTCCAAGGGAAATAGGATTTGATCTGGACACCATCGGCATGGATAGCGTTCAGAAGGGAAGCGGTGGTTCCCTGGAAGTAGTGGACACGATCATTGTCCTGAAGAGCCTCCTCGAGGGGCATATCGTTTTCACCCTTTACGGCGAATCCATTTTCTGTTACGCTGAGAAAGGAAATCAATATCAGCACCGTCCATGTACAGGTCACAAGGCGAGTACACACAAGATAGGGAGCTTGTAACGCTGTGAGGACAATTCAATCCAGTTAATAATAGTTTGAATTCAAGCATTGAATGCAGTAGTACCTTCCAGACATAGTTCAACAGCTATTACAAGAACTTTAAGTCAGTGCCCCACGGTTAATTTGGTGGCGTATACTCACGGAACGGAATCCTTCGGGGTCTACGAAAGATGGTTAGTTGTCGGTCTGGAGAAAATGTCGAGAAGGCTTACAGTCTTGCAACCAGGCGCAGTGGGCTATCGCAACGATACTTGAGCAAAATGCTTGGAATAAACAGCTATGAAGGCCATACCTTGGGTACCTAGTTGTGTTCCGTCCGGACGGGTGAACGTGTAGTCCACGTTGCCTTGGAATTCGTCGTCGCCGCCGGCTCCTACGATAGAGTCGTTGTTAGTTTTAGTAAATATAGAGCAATTCAGAGAACAAACTTACTGCAAAGGTTGGTCGTGTAAGTGTTCATCCCATAAAAGTCCGAGGAACCCTTGACAATGGCCCACTCGTCGGGAGTAAAATCAGGCATCCGGTCCCCAAGGACCTCACGCATGTATGGGGGATAGAAGCCGAGGTAAATGGCATCCTGTTTTGTGCATCATTTTAGTTTGATTGCATTTTAACGGCGTATAAGGTCATTTGACGCCTTACCGCATACCAGCCTAAGAAGAAACGTCGGAGAAAAGAGGAGTGGCTGTCAGTAAGGTAAAAGATAGGATTTAATGGACCGAGTACCGATAGCGAAGTCGAGTGCGTGCTGAGCAGCGTCGATATCTGGGGGAAATAATGCATTTAAACTTGGTCTCAGAAGACACCACAGAAGCCAACGTACTTTCAGGGTTTTGGTCGTAGGGAAGTGCCCAGTCACCGTTAAGAGTGATACCAATTTCACCTTTTTGCGTTGGCTTGAATTGTGAGCGATACAATTGAAccgcatgggcatgggcaaGGATGATGCTATGGCCGACACTGAAataccaaaaaacaccattCAAAACGGGtcaaaaacagaacaagGCATCAAAGATGATGGTAAATGACATCCGACGGATAAACCTCTCTCCAAAAAAGGATGTGGACTTACATCCAGGGCTCTGTAGATGAATCACCTTCTGCTGAGCGGGCGCGATCACTCGAGCGTCCGGGAGCGAAGACACCACGACCGTATCCCAAAATTGCAACACACCACGGTTCGTTGATGGTCAACCTAGcgtttatatccatgtgatcAGCAGGTGGATATTTTTTGGGGCATTTGTAAGAATTATATACCAGTGTTTGACACGGTCACCAAATGCTTCAAAGCAGACCTAAAATAAATCAACCACGGGTCAGTTTTTCTGGGAAGAAATAGACGTCTAAAGATGATCTGAACTCACTCGGGCATAATTTGTGTAATCTTTGACAATCTCGTCTTTGTTAAGCCAGCCCAAGTAACGGTCGTGGAGGGCTTGAGGAAGATCCCAGTGGTATAATGTCTGCGCAGTCGAGTTGTAAGCATTTTATTTTAAAataggaagaagaaatataaCTCACGACGAAAGGTGTAATTCCGTTCTCGAGGAGAAGGTCGATGAATTTGGAGTAGAATTCGATACCCTTGGGGTTGACAGGATCGTTGCGACCACCAAGAGGAATAATACGCGACCACGATATTGAGAACCGATACGCCTTTACTCCGTACTCCGCCAAGAGCGCCACATCCTCTCTCCACCTCTTGTACGAATCCGTCGCAACATCCCCGTCCCTTCCGTCCAGAATCTTCCCTGGTGTTTTGGCAAAGTCATCCCATATCGACTTTCCACGGCCATCTACGTCGGCAGACCCCTCGATTTGAAAGCTCGCTTAAGATATAGATAAATTTGGGTGAGCATAGTTTTGGACAGTAGTTGGGGTGTAGACGCTCGTGCATGCCGAGTGCGCCTCCAACAACCGCCCGAGAAAAGATAACTCACCGGTGGCGAATCCCCACAAGAAATCCTTAGGCAATTTACGAGTTGTCGGTGCTGCCATTGTTGTTCTTTGACTGGCCGGAAAGGTGCAAAGTTAGCAAGAGCGACATGAGGGACTGCGTCTGCTCTTAAAGCAAAGACAATCCGCCGATATCACCTAGTTCCTGGGGGAATTTCAATTCTGTCTTTTCCGAGAAATTTCCGCCGGGTGGATGAGCTCTTCGAAAAGAGGATTTGACAAGCGCGAATCAAGATTTCCTTGTAAGGATTCCAGAGATACTCCGTGTGTGGACAATATAACACAGGATTTCCTCTGGATTCTGGTAACAAGAAGTTTTGGCTAAATTTGTTCTCCATCAGGAGTGATGACACACGGTCTTTCGTCGGAGAATCTACACGTGATTTCTTCATAAAGTCGGATCGGTCTATTTAACTCCATCCGTCAACGACAATCGACAATCATCAAAACTTCCATCTCGTTAGAAGCTTTCTCATCCTCCCAGACTTGTAGCCATGTCCACAGGTGTAGCAATACTAGGCGCCGGAATTTTTGCTAAAGAAGGTTAGTAATTTACCTAGAATACATGCCTTGTCCAGGCGCCGTTGGGCTCGCTCTGTCCCTTGGCATTATTTCCGAATATTCACCATTACCCCACATGTGGTAGCCCATCTACCTGCGCTCTCAGATTTGGGTGATGCAGCACCTCCTCTCAGGGCGGTGTACTCGCGTTCAGAAAAAAGTGCCCAGGATCTCGCCGACGCGGCTGCTGTTGCCCTGAACTTGGCCAATCCTCCATCGGTGTATCACGATGGAGAATCGTCATCTAATCTTGATGCTCTGTTCGCGAGGGCGGATATTACCGCAGTCATCGTCGCCTTGCCCATTACTCTCCAGCCTTCCATTGTCATAAAGGCACTGGCTGCAGGTAAACACGTTATAAGCGAGAAACCAGTCGCTCCCGATGTAAAGCAGGGGCTTGATTTAATCAATACCTACAACCAGACGTACAAGCCCAAAGGCCTCATCTGGCGGATTGCAGAGAACTTCGAGGCCGAGCCAGGCTACAAAGCTGTTGGTGACTTTATCCGAGCCGGAAAAATAGGAGACGTCATATTTTTCAAGACTGTCGTGGTCAATTATATCGACAAGGAGTCGAAGTGGTACAAGACTCCATGGCGAACAGTTCCCGATGTACGTTCGCGggttcttctttttctgtcaATACAATTGACCCTGATCGAATCACAGTATCAAGGCGGCTTTTTGGCAAGTACTTCCAGAAATATACCTGAATTGGAAAATGTTGAAACCCGTCTCCCAAAAAATAGCTGGACGGTGGCGTCGTAAGTTCCAAATTTATTTCTTGACAACGGCGAAGACGAATAATTTACTTCCATTTTGCGCATGTAGCATACTATAGCCGCGCTTCGCGTTATGCTCCCACACCCATTGACGCATCTTTCTGCATTCGCGTCATTAAACAAAGACTACCTCAAACCACACGATACCATCCACGCTATCGTGAAAGCAGGCGACCATTTCACGGGAACTGCAGAGCTAACATGGGCATTCCCAACCCAGTCGCGTCCACAGGCTGATGGGTTCGTGATCACTGGAAGTGATGGATGGATTTCCGTTAACCTGATTTACAATCC
It contains:
- a CDS encoding hypothetical protein (Uncharacterized protein YMR315W) gives rise to the protein MSTGVAILGAGIFAKEAHLPALSDLGDAAPPLRAVYSRSEKSAQDLADAAAVALNLANPPSVYHDGESSSNLDALFARADITAVIVALPITLQPSIVIKALAAGKHVISEKPVAPDVKQGLDLINTYNQTYKPKGLIWRIAENFEAEPGYKAVGDFIRAGKIGDVIFFKTVVVNYIDKESKWYKTPWRTVPDHTIAALRVMLPHPLTHLSAFASLNKDYLKPHDTIHAIVKAGDHFTGTAELTWAFPTQSRPQADGFVITGSDGWISVNLIYNPGAPIIRIVVKSVQKPEGKPEEVTEETIDIPSRGVAAELASFFDKIAGNDDGQGLGDPLAALGDVAFIQAALNSDGELVDLAKLLDG
- a CDS encoding Beta-glucosidase 1B is translated as MAAPTTRKLPKDFLWGFATASFQIEGSADVDGRGKSIWDDFAKTPGKILDGRDGDVATDSYKRWREDVALLAEYGVKAYRFSISWSRIIPLGGRNDPVNPKGIEFYSKFIDLLLENGITPFVTLYHWDLPQALHDRYLGWLNKDEIVKDYTNYARVCFEAFGDRVKHWLTINEPWCVAILGYGRGVFAPGRSSDRARSAEGDSSTEPWIVGHSIILAHAHAVQLYRSQFKPTQKGEIGITLNGDWALPYDQNPENIDAAQHALDFAIGWYADAIYLGFYPPYMREVLGDRMPDFTPDEWAIVKGSSDFYGMNTYTTNLCRAGGDDEFQGNVDYTFTRPDGTQLGTQAHCAWLQDYPEGFRSLLNYVWKRYKLPIFVTENGFAVKGENDMPLEEALQDNDRVHYFQGTTASLLNAIHADGVQIKSYFPWSFLDNFEWADGYGTRFGVTYVDYATQKRYPKASAKFLLKWFKEHDTPSENDLKKKPKPTVSTKPSPPKLADKTNSSEFSSTSTVKGSPVASPTKAVRPWGFKARVARYVTSIIAFIK
- a CDS encoding Glutathione-independent glyoxalase DJR-1.1, whose amino-acid sequence is MPSALILIANGTEEMEFTITYDTLVRAGVKTVSAYVAEYPSTDVGGDRSPVVAKCSRGMKILPDMLFDLSSCGPDVYDLIVIPGGAQGAETMSKHPSVQEVIKRYIERNKLVAMICAGSLAAKTAGLARQPLTSHPSVKAQLDHDFDYLEDPVVVSDNLITSRGPGTAFPFALTLVELLIGSEKRAEIRAPMVFPSNTPF